One Macrobrachium rosenbergii isolate ZJJX-2024 chromosome 10, ASM4041242v1, whole genome shotgun sequence DNA window includes the following coding sequences:
- the LOC136842884 gene encoding collagen alpha-5(IV) chain-like produces the protein MRFLLVVVTASSVVYSSPRPDKPPTTFGGFQPVHGSRGVGPASGYSAPPPLPDPGYAAPDLGGPGLLGGGGPGLLGGGGPGLLGGGGPGLLDGGGPVGPTKTIFVNVPHPEPPPPPPPIAAGPPRKHYKIVFIRAPPPPPPPQPILPPRTEQKTLIYVLHQRPQLPEQQVIEIPAVKHNPEVFFVQYDNPPTAEELQQLSAGNLNGFSLNAQPLSAGGAGLGLGGDSLAAGSGVPLPLGGGGGGLGAGAPLPLGGGLGGGPGLGGGPGLGGGPGLGGGPGLGGGPGLGGGPGLGGGPGLGGGPGLGGGPGLGGGPGLGGGPGLGGGPGLGGGPGLGGGPGLGGGPGLGGGPGLGGAGGVPLPGLGGAAPGLGGFGAGGAPSGFGGGAGGVPLPGLGGAGGFGPTGRTGGGGLQVIGDDLVTPLGNTGFFQEVDDDIGGFRSLEIDDDFDNRVGAAAASAARAKKSPTPAAITRAKKVSSS, from the exons ATG CGGTTCCTGCTCGTGGTGGTCACCGCTTCTTCAGTGGTCTATTCCAGCCCTCGACCTGACAAGCCTCCCACCACATTCGGAGGCTTCCAGCCCGTCCACGGGTCCCGCGGAGTAGGTCCAGCCTCTGGCTACAGtgcgcctcctcctcttcctgatcCAGGTTATGCAGCGCCCGATTTAGGTGGACCCGGCCTGTTAGGCGGAGGTGGCCCAGGCCTATTAGGCGGAGGTGGCCCAGGCCTATTAGGCGGAGGTGGCCCAGGCCTGTTAGACGGAGGTGGCCCAGTGGGTCCCACGAAGACCATTTTCGTCAATGTACCCCATCCCGAACCTCCCCCACCTCCACCACCCATTGCTGCAGGTCCCCCTCGCAAGCACTACAAAATTGTGTTCATCCgcgctcctcctccccctcctcctcctcagccaaTCTTGCCTCCTCGCACTGAGCAGAAAACTCTGATCTACGTCCTCCACCAGAGGCCACAACTCCCAGAGCAACAGGTCATTGAAATACCTGCAGTCAAGCACAACCCTGAAGTCTTCTTTGTTCAGTATGATAATCCTCCAACTGCTGAAGAGCTGCAGCAGCTGTCAGCTGGTAACCTGAATGGCTTCTCACTCAATGCACAGCCCTTGAGTGCTGGTGGAGCTGGGTTGGGTTTGGGAGGTGATAGTTTAGCTGCTGGATCAGGAGTTCCATTGCCtttaggtggtggtggtggtggtttagGAGCAGGTGCTCCTTTGCCACTTGGTGGAGGTCTTGGAGGAGGCCCAGGTCTTGGTGGAGGTCCAGGTCTTGGTGGAGGTCCAGGTCTTGGTGGAGGTCCAGGCCTCGGAGGAGGCCCAGGTCTTGGTGGAGGTCCAGGCCTTGGAGGAGGCCCAGGTCTTGGTGGAGGCCCAGGTCTTGGTGGAGGCCCAGGCCTTGGAGGAGGACCAGGTCTTGGTGGAGGCCCAGGCCTTGGAGGAGGCCCAGGACTTGGTGGAGGCCCAGGGCTTGGAGGAGGACCAGGTCTTGGTGGAGGCCCAGGCCTTGGAGGAGGCCCAGGTCTTGGTGGAGCAGGTGGTGTTCCTTTGCCAGGCCTTGGTGGAGCAGCACCAGGCCTTGGTGGATTTGGAGCAGGTGGTGCTCCTTCAGGCTTCGGTGGAGGAGCAGGTGGCGTACCATTGCCAGGCCTTGGTGGAGCTGGAGGATTTGGACCTACTGGCAGGACTGGAGGCGGAGGTCTTCAGGTGATCGGAGATGACTTGGTCACACCCCTCGGAAACACCGGATTTTTCCAAGAAGTGGATGATGACATCGGCGGGTTTAGGTCGTTAGAAATAGACGACGATTTTGATAACCGCGTTGGTGCTGCCGCTGCCTCTGCCGCGAGGGCAAAGAAGTCCCCCACGCCTGCTGCAATCACAAGGGCAAAGAAGGTTTCGAGTAGTTGA